From the genome of Sinanaerobacter sp. ZZT-01:
TCTTTGATGACCTGTTAATCATTGCACAAAGAGAAACAAGTTGTTATGTCTTAAAGACCGATGAAGGATTAATCGTAATCGATGCGATCTGGCCAGCAAGAAATGTTTTTAATGCGATCGTAACTGCAATTGATGATGTAGGCTGGAATCCCGCTACAATAAAGAAGTTACTCTTGACACATGGTCATGTCGACCATACTGGCTGCGGAAAGTATTTTGTAGAGACCTATCACGCAGAAACATATCTCTCAGAAGTGGACGATATGTTTTGGGAAACGCATCCAACAAAACCTGAACGCCCAGAAACATGGAAAGATTACCAGATTGATGTTTATATACAAGACGGGGATACGATAACGCTAGGAGATAAGACAATCTATGTTTACGGTACGCCCGGCCATACTCCCGGATGTTTAAGCTATCTATTCCCAGTAAAAGAAGATGGTGTCATTCATATGGCGGCGCTATGGGGGGGTACGACTCCACCACGGGATAAAAATGGCGTAAAACAATATCTAAACTCATTAGCGTATTTTGTAAGAGAAGCAAATAGCAAGAAAGTAGATGTGGCGTTAAGCAATCATACCGCCTTTGATAATGGTTTAGAACGGATTTTGTATTCACAAAAAAGAATGGCCTATATGCCTAATGTTTATATTATAGGGCAAGAAGGCTTTCAAAAATATTGTACGGTATTTCAAACCTTGAGTTTTGACATGCTGGATAAATTATGAATAACAAATAAATCATTTTACAAAAATAAGTTTTTTAAAAGCAGAGGGTATTTTTCAATCCCCTCTGCTTAATTTCGTGCAGTCTATACAATTCTCACAATCATCCTCTTCAAGTTCTGCTTTTCTTTTTATTAAAATCTTTTTCTCAGAAAGAAGCAGCCCTATTAATGTAAGAGCAATTCCGAATATAGCAATCCCTGTAACTTTTTCGTGCAGCACAAGGATGGATGTGACAACAGTAATCACA
Proteins encoded in this window:
- a CDS encoding MBL fold metallo-hydrolase; this encodes MSKLNKPVITKETIKAMEDMSFFTHALIFDDLLIIAQRETSCYVLKTDEGLIVIDAIWPARNVFNAIVTAIDDVGWNPATIKKLLLTHGHVDHTGCGKYFVETYHAETYLSEVDDMFWETHPTKPERPETWKDYQIDVYIQDGDTITLGDKTIYVYGTPGHTPGCLSYLFPVKEDGVIHMAALWGGTTPPRDKNGVKQYLNSLAYFVREANSKKVDVALSNHTAFDNGLERILYSQKRMAYMPNVYIIGQEGFQKYCTVFQTLSFDMLDKL